The following nucleotide sequence is from Salvia splendens isolate huo1 chromosome 2, SspV2, whole genome shotgun sequence.
gtggtacaagcaagcaagagTCGTATCACCCCAGCTATAGCTGGAACATCGTTCTACATTCATGAAAAATAGCAAGTAGAAGAATAGAATTTTATTTTCGGAGGTGTtcgggatcatcagaccaccaagtaaaaGCAGACAATAAACACGAGCACGTTGAACATATATATACCGGTCGTGTTCATCACTCACCTCAATCCTTAGTTGATTTGATAAGCTTGCATGCTTCCAAACCATTTCTTTCAACTCAACTGTATCTCGTATAAACCAAGCTAATCCAAAGATAGTTGCATCCAATAGCTGACATCCTTAGTGGGGGTGTAACCCGTCAAAGCATCaccgtcaactttgaggccccataagacctccacgtcttccaaaGTCActgtcgcttcaccgactggaaagtgaaatgTGTGAGTCTCTAGTCTCCATCGTTCAATCAACGCGgtataagatggtggtcaatgtcctTTGGTTGACCACACCTCAATATGCCGTCGAACCCCATCTCGTCTATTACAGCCAAAACACGGGGATGTATGAGAACATCCCAAATTATTCCTTCATATCTTCTGCATTGGACGTCTTCTGATTCAACTCCTGCCCATATattattagagacgtgttgtctctgacgATACAAGACGGAAGGGTCCTCAGGACCACATAAGAGTCTTCGACGAGAACTTGAAGATGATGTcataattcacctacacaacattcacaatttaaattaaacaatacacaaatgcacaaattcacctacacaacattacaCAAATTCACATACACAACATTACACAAAATTATAACACagttcacctacacaacattaacAATTAAAACTAAACATCAacctaaacaatttcaataacTTGTCACTATTGAACCCAATATCAAATAATGTAACACCTAAACCCAAATAATGCAATATCAATTTAAAACCCACGTAAACCCACACTTGACCCAATTAAGTAAAGATTCCCCCAAAATAAGCAAATTCTCACACAGAATTAGCAAATTTTGGCACAAAGTAAGCAATCTTTCAAACCAAATAAGCAAACTTCTGCtcaaatttatcaaaatttcCAATAGTTTTAGCAAATCCCAGAACAAATTAAGCAACttccaaataaattaatcaaattcTCAAACATATTAAGCAACAGTTGAAAACATTAAGCAAACATTCATCAACTGAGAACACAGCAAACTCACTCCTTACAGAACAGCTTTTCATCAAATGTGAAAACTGAATTAGTTCAGTTTTTGGAATACATGTATAGCTTATCAAAAACAATTCGATTGAGGAAAAAAAATCTTCACACCCCACTCCAGAAAGAAAACAAGGATATGGTTTGTGCTCCAAATTGACGGAAACTAAATTCCCACTACagatttaaattgaaataaactCTTACTTTCGCATAACATTTTCAACAAGCAAAAATTAACAGAATACGAACCCAAACAAAGCACAAAATTACCATTTCTCGAAGTTTTTCCGGCGTTCGCCGTGGGGGTGTTCAAAATTGCCCCCTTTTTAGCTATGAAGCGTACTTCTCCGGCAAACAACGTCGCTAGGTGGAGAAGAATCATGCTCAGATCGCAGAAACGTGATTCTGGTTCGCCGAAAATGTAGAAAGCGGCTAGGATTTCGCTAGGATTTCGAATTGAGAGGGTTTCTAGAGGGAGTCGAATGAATTGGAGAGAGAGTTGGAACTTGGAAGGTTGGATATGAGTTGAATGTGATATGCAACTAAAAGGTCCTCGAAATCACAACCCCATATCTATATATATCTAATGGTTTCTCTAGGTAGAATGTTAATATCTTTATATGTTGTGCTCTCCTATTAACAAATACTCCTActctctatttttaaaaatttgtcaaaattataatttttcacTTTTATCGTCTTTTATATTAGATCTCATATTGCATTTAACTCTTTCTTAAGAGTACCCACATTGAGGGTAAATAGCTTCTGAAATGACATTAAATTAAAAGAGATATCTTTTGAGTCAAATTTCTTCATAGACTTTCTTTTTGCAAGACCAATCCCTTGCTCTCTTAAGAAATGGAACGCCTGCCATGACCTTCCACCTTTCATCTTCCATCTTCAATTCTAAAAATCAAAGGTCACCCAAGTTTAAAAACATCAGTTTCTTCACTTCAACCTACACTTTCACATCTGCAATTCCAAGCAACaaagagagagccgagagagtgagagagtagAAGAAACTGATGCCATTTTGTTTCAGTCTCATACGAGCCAAGAAAACGGACCTGGCAATTTCACAGTCAAATTCATAGCAACGAAGGTATAAATCCCTTTCCTTTTGATCGATGTTATTCATATCATGTTCATCATACATCACTCCCACTCATAATTTCCATCAACAATCAAAATCCAACAATCGAACGGCCATCACAGTGTAATCGAAAGCTAAAAACGAAAAGAAACATAATTGaatgagaacttatctttcgaaTGTAAGCGGGGCTGTTTCGGGGCTACACGATCACCGACGGAGCAGCGGCTACCGGCGACGATGGCAGCAGCCTGACCCTGAGGCGACAGCAACAGCTCTTTCGGTGTATGACGGAGGCAGCGGCTGGACGAACCGGCGACAGCAGCAGCGTCCTCCCGCTGAGGAGCAGCAGCGGTGGCGGTGACCGGCGTCGATCTGGCGGTGAGAGTCGGAGGGAGGTGACGAATCGGGAGCTCTTTCAATTTGGGTGAGAAATTGAAAagagagaatgagggagagagagagaggagttgACCGAGAGTGATGAAGAATGGGAGTATATTTGGGCTACTCTTTTTGGGCTCCATATTTTAATTAAGATGGGCCACTTTTTTATTGGGAGTTTTGGCTCATCAATTAAATGAAGAAATAACATGGGTTGTTTGATAATTACGTTGGGCTCAAATATAAAATAGCTTGGGTTAGTTGATTAAATCTTTGGGCAAATAAGAAATTTAATCGtggggatttatttaattaatttctgaatAATTcgaaggatgaataatttaaCCTAAGTCCGAGATAAATATAATTTTCGAAGGGAAATAATTGCAATAATTTACTTATGCGCTTGAATAATTTTGAGGCTTCGTAATTCGATACCGTggagaaaatacgaggagccaacgaaggaagTATTggtgtaagcggccgaccggcgtcgcacgcgacgccttggacagccgccgaataatcgaaactGCACGAAAAcctaaaaaaaatgagataaaagacttaattagagtgcatgcattctaaatgttttccttcttgagattgatgtgtactttaattttctcaaaaaggttgttcgcacgctcgttaaagtcggatcgagaagCTTGTTAAGGAAAttactaagcttttgaggtgggctttattacttaaactcctttattgcaatgatatgtatatggtgagataagggtggtttaaatgttatgtcatgccgtattttatgttttgaattgcatatctgattgtctactagaataatgttctactagactttgatggttaacgaattcgggtctaactagggtctaagccctacttaggctagtgcactgattgggatcgtgagccgtccttcgGGTCGGCctgtccagtgatcgagtttgtggccacattctcgtttcacatgatggttcagatatggtacatgatggaggatgacgatgataTTTGTCTGCACGGACACCATTTTATTTATGGAAATGATCTTAGTGTTCTCggcattttttttaaagtaaaacccgagtttcactcatcGATGgattgacataactttattgataaaatgtattttgggcatgagttcactgagtgcatcaagtactcagccctgcatgtgttttccctatgtgcaggttgaacgttgACGAGGACGGAGGGTGTTGGGCATTTGGACAAGGAccgtattcaataaatgttccggttgctattgtgtcttcatacatagtagtagccaactctcaaatgcttccgctatgccaagttttaaAACTCTTATGTTTCCTTAATCTGTTGAACTATTTTCATACAaactatgttgcttcgtgatTTTCAGACTATGatttggtaataaagtttcatcttttgatctatatgccgtaccccttgattgtttcccctttcttccccgcttcttaattctcccattagtcgcgacccaccgtactttctatccttaggaagtgcggtcgtgacaagttCATTTGGAGTCCAGTGAGTTCACCCCGACCGGGTGTTTGATAAGCCAAAAACACTCGGTCGGGTGAACtcactttttataattttactCACCCGATCTACCATCACAATAAAATACATGCAGATAGTACGCAATACATAAGTCCAAATATTACTTAATACATAAGTCCAAATATTACTCAATACATAAGTCCAAATATTACACAATGCATAAGTCCAAATATTACACAATGCATAAGTCCAAACATTCAAGAAGTCGGGCAGCTGCGCCTGTCATgacctggttgacggcaatgtttacaacggcgtcgggctcgtggctggtcagcttcacggacatccatctgattaggaatcctagttgtacggtatcgaccgcgacttCGAGGCATTAACTGAGTTCGTGAACactgcaaagtccattcaggcacgtcccaataatcttggtgtctgagtggattgaacaccgtagaatattggtgtacccaaacacttgtgtgGTATACGGGGTTAACAAACGACGAcatgttgtcgtttctaaaCTGCGCAACTGacgctgcatgtgaacatggaagtctccacatctgccacttttggcatttgcagttcgactccaagtactttaccttccacttattaccaccatttccaccaattcgacgttttgttcgaaccacataaaGCCCTACAATTGTGTTTggtgctctcacattatgtaattgaccttttacatcatttttgcacaccttttcatgcgcccacggggtaagtggtgtggcacactgtgtggatgcaattgaccgctcattgaaccattctattgtcctccaaaatatcatatcaatgcaagctttaattgaGAGTTGacttgcgcctctcaacacatttttgtaagattccaccatattagtggtcacctcaccccatcttttgtgtttgtcatacgccaaattccatttttctaactctgcggcatcaaggtactgcaaagcctcgttgttgacgtctcgaagtaaacgacgtctgatcttaaacttgcgcttcttggtagcaatacccattttccaaacaagtcttttgaccatgatacctttgtgattctgcaaaacattctttctaacatgtaccaagcaaaatctgtgatgacccacattgggttcttctttccatatgggaaaattcattgcatctatgattcccacatgcctatcagatattacacatatttcatgcttggctacatgaagtctaatacgttccataaaccaattccaactttctatggtttcctcatcaacaatggcatatgcaataggcaaacatttcttattagcatcaaatccaactacaataagaattttacatcgacatcgtccacgtagatgagttccatcaaccgttaaaactggtttgcatagttgaaaagcctccacggctggaccaaaagcccaaaatacgtacttgaaaACCTTGTTCATACCGTTGCTTAATCTGTCATCATGAAACCATTCGATAATTGTGCcgggattttgtctttgcaattcattcaaataagctggtaaaactttgaaagACCACTCTCATCCaccatatacaagctcaatagctATCATCCGAGCATAcaatgctttcttgtaactaactttcacatgaaatctattttcaatatccgccacaattgcttttaccttgtagcaaggatcgttttctatctgatgtcgaacactcaacgctatcatacccgacgaaagattagcgtgcccattataattacgatcccccatgcgagtatgagcagtgctaaacactctaattttccagtgttcatcatgctttctcaatgttgctcggcactcccacaaacatttcGGTAATGAGGTATCcttcggatttccttgtggccacttacaaactgcatgtcatctctttcctttactttcagcaactgtatattgtcggatttttttcAAATGCCAAAAAGTCACAGTTGACTTtaattccaacttcgttctaaatttagtatgcaaaccgacattgctagGATCTTtatcactccaataatgcacattggGATCAGCAGGCTCAAAGTTctttggatcaaaactatcatatggacctggtaaggagCGAAAATAGTCCATTCCACgttgtgggaactgtggaactactcttcctcgtactactcttcctccaactgttGTTTATCCAACCACTGTTTCTtcaactgctgtttctccaaccggaatggatggtcttgaagcaacaaatcGGTCATCATCCGAaggatcaccatctgagtctgtactatCCTGGTTgacatcttcagaatcataaggtgattgtggatcaagaaagtcggctttatcaggaccaatTATGGCCTcaaccacatcacaattgtcactGTCCCCTAAATGAACGcctccaacatcaaaatcttgtatTGCATCGAAACATGGTTCttggcctctcgtagacgtaccaacatcaaaatcttgtgttgcagcgaaacatggttcttggcctctcgtagacgtaccaataTCATAACTTATGAGATGATGACTAttttgttgagtaattgccgaatactcaacatacaattcaatttgacctcctgtagccatactctcactaaacattagtggcatgcatacttcttctagtagaatacctataaacgtgactgAAGATTCATAGAATATATGACGTTTCCATACTATTTGaactttgttttcaaatatgcttatcctcatcctttcacaaattgtttccacaagcttatcgtaggaaatactttcatccaacataatgaatccttttgcaaaaggaggatcatatgaaataactggtctgagaattatctttccaccctaatataaattgacacaccacgtcatactatctgcaataatgtaaaacacaaagattggtaaaaaatatttttattaagtacactacaatatatactatcataacaatctatcaaatattggtaaaaaattagatatactacaacatataatatcataacaattggtcaaaatatttctattaattacactacaacatataataccataacaatccatcaaataattatataaattacaccacaacatataatatcataacaattggtcaaaatatttctattaattacactacaacatataataccataacaatccatcaaataattatataaattacactacaatatatactatcataacaatccatcaaatattgatAGACTAATGTTTGTAAGAATGAGTCAAAAATTAGACATTCTAACCGAATAggaagactaatgtttggaagaatgagccaAAATCGAAATCTCCACGCtcaaatccaccaccgggtcgacccgagcAAAGGTTTCCTTAAGGAGTTTTCGCCTTGGGGAGGGTTTTTCGCATTTGGGGGAGGGAAAGTGATTAGGGTTCGCGCTTATGGCAGAGTTCCGACTGATATCTTGTTCAAGCCAAACACGCCGACGGAGTAGGCGTGTTTGTGGTAGAGACGCCAACTCCACAGGCATCTTTAGATGTAAAAACGCCTACATCTGTGGCGTTTTTAGGCATAAAACACGCAGACGGCTGTGGCGTTTTATTGGTAACACGCCAACCACGTCAGCGTTTTTTAAGGTACCTATACTTACATGAAATACGACGACATACGATTCTTCATTATTAAAGACGCCAATGTGGGTGGCATCTTCACTAATAAAAATGCCATGTGAATAacgtttttcccatatatggaagagataacaaaatcGATACATTTACGTAAAGTACCCTATAAATCTGATTTTCTCATCAAACAGAGCAGTACTGAATCTGTTTGCCGAAATGTCAACAGCCAAACATCATGTTCTGACGCTCCTCTCCGGAATGGTGAAAGCTCCGCCGCAGAAAGCTCTTTCCCTCCTCACCTCCTCACCTCACCACACTCACCAATCCATTTCAATAATCATCCATAACCTTTTCTCTCTCAACATGCTGTCGCAGGCTGAATCCTTCATCCTTCGACTACTCTCCGGTAAATTGCCATCCCCCTTCTTCACAATCGCTTCCCTTGTACCCTATTTGACCGCCAATTCGAATTCCCCCCGCGTTTATGAGGCAATCATTAGCGCTCATATCAAAGCGCAGCAGCCGGTGGAGCTCGCTCTCCCGTTGCTTGATGAAATGATCGATCGAGGGTTTGCTCCGTCGCCGATTCTTTTCAATTCTGTGCTGAAATGTTTCGTGAAAGAGTGCAATTACGAGAAGACGTGGTTGGTTTTTGAGAAATATAAGGGGAGAGTTGGATTGGATGTTTATACATTtgggattctggtgaaaggctGCTGCGAGAGTGATGATTTGGAGAGGGGTTTTGAGATTTTGGGGGAAATGTGTGATTTGGGATTTAGCCCTAATGTTGTTGTGTACACTACGTTGATCCATGGGTGTTGTAAGAAGGGCGAGGTCGAGAAGGCGAAGAGATTGTTTTTCGAGATGGAGGCGATCGGATTGGTCGCCAATCAATACACTTACACGGTGTTGATAAATGGGGTTTTCAAGAGAGGTTTGAAGAAAGATGGGTTTGAGCTTTTTGAGAGGATGAAGAGTGAAGGTGCATTGCCTGATTTGCATACCTACAACTCCGTGCTGAATGCGTATTGCAGCGATGGTGAAATGCGGAAAGCGTTCCtactgtttgatgaaatgcgCCACAGAGGGGTGTCGTGCAATGTTGTGACTTACAATATATTGATTGAGGGGCTGTGTAAGCAGGGGAATATGGGTGAGGCGAAGAGATTGTTTGGTGAGATGACAAGCTGTGGTTTGAGGTCAAGTGTGATCACTTACAACTTGTTAATGGATGGGTACTGCCGCGCTGGGATGCTTGAGAAAGCTCTGTATTTGCACAAGGAGCTCAAGTCTTCCGGTTTATCTCCAACCATGATCACCTACAACGTCCTGATTGCAGGATGTGCAAGAAGTGAGGACTCTTCTCGGGTTTTGAGCTTCGTAGGTGAGATGGAAGAGAGGGGGATTTCTCCATCGAAGGTTACATACACTatcttgattgatttctttgCGCGGTCTAACAACATGGAGAAAGCACTCGAACTCCTTGATTACATGAAGAGGACTAGTTTGGTTGCAGATGTTTACACTTACAGCGTCTTGATAAAAGGGTGGTGCCATGAAGGAAACATGAGGGAAGCATCAAAATTGTTGCAGACAATGCTTGAGATGGAAGTCGAACCTAATGATGTAATATACAATACGATGATCCATGGATATTGCTTACAAGATAGCTCCTATAAAGCATTGAAACTGCTCAAAGAAATGTGTGAAAAGGGCATGGTGCCAAATGTAGCCAGTTACCACATGACAATGCAAGTCCTCAAAGGAGATGGGAAACAAGACTCAGCTCAAAATCTTCTTGCTGGCATGTTGAAATCTGGCTTAAAGCCATCTTTTTTTGACTTGAAACATCAAACGTCGAAGATGGAATCAGATCACTTCTGAGACTTTGGTACAATACTCTTTGGTAAGCTTACATTACCTTCCTCTAAGTAGTTTGGCAAGTACTTATACATTACAAAGATTGTAAAATCGCTCTTATATAAGTGATTTATACTATTAGTTAATTCAAAATAGAGACTTGATAATTATAAAGGTGCGTTTCAGTTTATAAAGTAAGGAGTAGTTTGTAGAAATAGTACAAACATAGCATTTGTAGTGAAACTTTAATTCTCATATTAAACCACACCAGTTTGGTGTAAATTCTGCAAAATTGCAATAAACTACCACTCCAACAGCAGCAGCAAAGCTGCAGTAAAATGCCAAAAAAGCTATAGAAGAATACTGGTCAAAGCAACACATCACTATTCATGGCTGAAAAACACTATCCACACGAGCCAGATTTATTCCTTTCACTCTTTTATGTATGCTCTTTTCTGTCAGTCTTTTGTATagctttatatttttatgatataATTTCCTAGACTATAGTTTTCATTGTTGCAATGTGACTGATTAAATCActatgaaataaaagaatgTCATTTCACTTGTGTGATACAAACAATAATTATTACTAAAATACATCGATGAAACATTATGTTACGGAATTAACACAGAATGCTTTCACGAACAAATCCATAGAAACTAGACGAGCTAGCGGGGagttaaatattattttcatgGCTGAATATTGATTGTGTTCAGAATTAGGATGAATTTGCACCATGTAGACAACTGGAGAGGCCTCAAGATAATATGTTTCAGAATCGATATGGTAAACTTGATGACTGTTGAAAGCTTGGTTAGagatttgaatttaaattttaaaactacAGTAGTGAATAAAAGAGGTGGTTGTGACATGACATTGTACTTTAAAAAAGTGTGTGCAGCATGGAGAGGACGGGACTCTTTTGCACTTATTGGATTCCAACATTTTCTGGTATGCTTATATCTTCTTCCAAGGGTGCACATGGTTTAATATTGATCAACAAATTAGATGACAGAAAGATgaaaaaaagtactccctccgtcccgggttAGTCGCACGtttacttttcggcacggagattatgGAATgtgtgtatagcaaagtcaacaaaaACGGCTgttggtgataatttttactaaaaatggaaagagtgcaaataacttgggacgcccagaaaggaaaatagtgcaagtaacacgggacggaaggagtactatttttgcAAATACATGATGTGCTCAATCTGCTAAAATTGATACTAGATACAAAATGAGTGATTGTAATTTATCAACAAAGGGATGGCCTCTCCGGATATTTTAACACATGCTAAATTTCAGTACCGTTGAAAGGTTAATCTGTATTGCCTATTGCTAAACCTTTTGCAGCAAGTGCAAGAAGTGATTGTGGTAATATTATACTATGTAAGTTGTTGATAATTTCATGTTCCTATTTGCACAGTTATGGGTGTAGATAGAACTTCAAAACTAAGATGCTATATTTATGGAGGATCAGAAGAGACCTGACAGGGCTTCGAGGTAAATAAATTTGTTTTATCTATTGAAGATTTTCTGCATTTGCCGTTAGGTAGAATTCTATGTAGAAGACATCCATGACTATTATGGGAGATACAGACGAAATGAtaacaatatactccctccgtcccaataaatatgcaacatttggtttccggcacaagattttatgtagtggtgttttgtaagttaatgaagagagagtaaagctagagagaagaaaaagtagagagagtgttGTTTCCATtgtaggaaacgtttcatttttattgggacaatctaaaaaggaaaacgtttcatttctaatggaacagatcagagggagtataatattatatgatttaCTGAAGATGGAAGTTGTCATATACATGATGAACTCACCTTTATGTTTAGTGACACGAGGTAAAAAATTTGATACCTGGACAGTAACTTTTTAGAAAACCTGTGTTAGAAGCAGGTACAGTTTTTTCTATTAATAATACAACATCGTGTTTGGTACTTGTGAAGATTCCCATTGTTTTTCTAGAGTTAGCAGTATTGTATATAGTACTTGAATTCTACTGCTGCCAGGAATCTTTCTATCATCAAACTAGGTGCTTTGAGAAAACAAGAAATAGAGTAGTAGCAGAAGACTAGCTAGGATAAATAGATAGGGCTATTTATTCTACTGTATACAGATCTGTTATAACAATTTAATGCACATAAatgtagaaagaaaagaaaaagaagaagaagatttaaGATTTGTGTCTGCAATGAATTTTAAAAGTTATCTTACATCTTACAACATGGCACTCTAGTAGTTACATTGAGGATCTGAGAAATTTTTtggcttctctctctctctttctcggaTGGCAGGAAAACTTGTCCGGGTCCAGAAACGAGCCCAAGATCCATCTCGTGCATAGAGAGATGCGTGCGTGGATCAAAACAAGAATTACATTTTTTTGTATTTCTGAATCCAGCAACTGTGATCAGGAATCCCCATTCTTTTTCCAGCTGACGAGCATGGAGATGCAGCGCTTGACAATGTAGAATTTGGCCTTCTGCTCCTTGGCCATGTTGGTGCACTTGCGCGTGAAGCCGGAGCACCTCTGGGACGAGCTCCTGGGGAGGGAGGATTTAGAGGAGGTGGTCCGGGAGAGGGCGGAAGGGTTCTTGGTGGAGAAGCTTTTCTGTAGAGAGGACTTGCATGGTTTGGATGAGGATTGTGGCCTATGTTCTGTGGATAACTTCCATTTCTCATCCATGTAATAGTCCATGGATGGATCCACCCCTTCCTTAGAAAGGCACCTAGTATTAGTAATGCTTCCTTTTTGTGTGAAATAGTGTTagtgagagagggagagagttgTGAGATGAGGTGGTGGTGGGACAATATATACTAGTGTGGAGACAATGGTGGGTGGTATTGAGGAATGTTGTGTAGCAGCATCACATGTGGATGCTTGAGCAAAATCGTCAGGCTTTGCACCTTACTTTTTTAATTTGCAGCCAAATTCTATGCTGGTTTATTATTGGCCCCAACCCCTTCTGTTCCTGTTTCTCTCCCTTCCATTATTTCTCCTAATTCTTTTCctaataattttctttttttattgtcACAATTTTACCCAGGAATTACCGTTTTAATTCTAGTGATCTCGATGATTAGATCAGTCTCACAAATGTGACTTAGTATTTATGTTGAGTTGGATATAACTTTGTATTTTATCCTATTACTTCTATGTGTTTATTTATTAAGtgaatgaatatattttgtatTGAGATAAGAGTTTAACAGCGGCGGCATGAGAGAGGAGTGGGGTTATTATATTGGGGGAGGTGTGAGACTGAAAATTGAATAAGAATGAAACTTTTGTGAAATTAACTGGGCAAAAGGTCGGTGCTCAATAATCTATTG
It contains:
- the LOC121791099 gene encoding pentatricopeptide repeat-containing protein At4g11690, whose product is MSTAKHHVLTLLSGMVKAPPQKALSLLTSSPHHTHQSISIIIHNLFSLNMLSQAESFILRLLSGKLPSPFFTIASLVPYLTANSNSPRVYEAIISAHIKAQQPVELALPLLDEMIDRGFAPSPILFNSVLKCFVKECNYEKTWLVFEKYKGRVGLDVYTFGILVKGCCESDDLERGFEILGEMCDLGFSPNVVVYTTLIHGCCKKGEVEKAKRLFFEMEAIGLVANQYTYTVLINGVFKRGLKKDGFELFERMKSEGALPDLHTYNSVLNAYCSDGEMRKAFLLFDEMRHRGVSCNVVTYNILIEGLCKQGNMGEAKRLFGEMTSCGLRSSVITYNLLMDGYCRAGMLEKALYLHKELKSSGLSPTMITYNVLIAGCARSEDSSRVLSFVGEMEERGISPSKVTYTILIDFFARSNNMEKALELLDYMKRTSLVADVYTYSVLIKGWCHEGNMREASKLLQTMLEMEVEPNDVIYNTMIHGYCLQDSSYKALKLLKEMCEKGMVPNVASYHMTMQVLKGDGKQDSAQNLLAGMLKSGLKPSFFDLKHQTSKMESDHF